A section of the Ranitomeya imitator isolate aRanImi1 chromosome 7, aRanImi1.pri, whole genome shotgun sequence genome encodes:
- the LOC138645958 gene encoding histone H3-like produces MARTKQTARKSTGGKAPRKQLATKTARKSAPATGGVKKPHRYRPGTVALREIRRYQKSTELLIRKLPFQRLVREIAQDFKTDLRFQSSAVMALQEASEAYLVGLFEDTNLCAIHAKRVTIMPKDIQLARRIRGERA; encoded by the coding sequence ATGGCAAGAACTAAGCAGACCGCTCGTAAATCCACCGGAGGGAAAGCTCCCCGCAAGCAGCTGGCCACAaagaccgccaggaagagcgctccCGCCACTGGTGGAGTGAAGAAGCCGCATCGTTACCGGCCAGGAACAGTCGCTCTCCGTGAGATCCGCCGCTATCAGAAATCCACCGAGCTGCTGATCCGTAAGCTTCCCTTCCAGCGCCTGGTGAGGGAGATCGCCCAGGACTTCAAGACCGATCTGCGTTTCCAGAGTTCGGCCGTCATGGCCCTGCAGGAGGCCAGCGAGGCTTATCTGGTGGGGTTGTTCGAGGACACCAACCTGTGCGCCATCCACGCCAAGAGGGTCACCATCATGCCCAAAGACATCCAGCTGGCCCGCCGGATCCGTGGGGAGAGAGCTTAG
- the LOC138645959 gene encoding histone H2B 1.1-like, with protein MPDPAKSAPAPKKGSKKAVTKTQKKDGKKRRKSRKESYAIYVYKVLKQVHPDTGISSKAMGIMNSFVNDIFERIAGEASRLAHYNKRSTITSREIQTAVRLLLPGELAKHAVSEGTKAVTKYTSAK; from the coding sequence ATGCCTGATCCCGCCAAGTCTGCGCCTGCGCCcaagaagggctccaagaaagcCGTGACTAAGACTCAGAAGAAAGACGGCAAGAAGCGgaggaagagcaggaaggagagctacgccatctacgtgtacaaggtgctgaagcaggtacaccccgacaccggcatctcctccaaggccatgggcatcatgaactccttcgtcaacgacatcttcgagcgcatcgcaggggaagcctcccgcctggctcactacaacaagcgctccaccatcacctcccgggagatccagaccgccgtgcgcctgctgctgcccggagagctggccaagcacgccgtgtccgagggcaccaaggccgtcaccaagtacaccagcgccaagtga
- the LOC138645960 gene encoding histone H2A type 1, which produces MSGRGKQGGKVRAKAKTRSSRAGLQFPVGRVHRLLRKGNYAERVGAGAPVYLAAVLEYLTAEILELAGNAARDNKKTRIIPRHLQLAVRNDEELNRLLGGVTIAQGGVLPNIQAVLLPKKTESSKASKSK; this is translated from the coding sequence ATGTCTGGACGCGGCAAACAAGGAGGAAAGGTCCGTGCTAAGGCCAAGACCCGCTCATCCCGGGCAGGACTGCAGTTCCCAGTCGGCCGTGTGCACAGGCTTCTCCGCAAGGGCAACTACGCTGAGAGAGTCGGCGCCGGCGCTCCGGTCTATCTGGCCgctgtgctggagtatctgaccGCTGAGATCCTGGAATTGGCCGGCAATGCTGCCCGGGACAACAAGAAGACCCGCATCATCCCCCGTCACCTGCAGCTGGCGGTGCGCAATGACGaggagctgaacaggctgctgggtggggtgaccattgcccaggggggcgtcctgcccaacatccaggccgtgctgctgcccaagaagaccgagagcagcaaggcgagcaagagcaagtga
- the LOC138645961 gene encoding histone H1C-like: protein MAETAPAAAPPPAEPAAKSKKQPKKSAAKKSNKPSGPSVSELIVKAVSASKERSGVSLSALKKALSAGGYDVEKNNSRLKLAVKALVTKGALLQVKGSGASGSFKLNKKQETKDKVAKKKPAAAAKPKKPAAAKKAAKSPKKPKKAPTAAKKSPKKAKKPAAAKKAAKSPKKPKAAPKPKKVTKSPAKKAAKPAKSPAKNAAKAKKPAAKK, encoded by the coding sequence atggcagagaccgcgccagccgccgctccccctcccgcagaaccggccgccaaatccaagaagcagccgaaGAAATCTGCTGCCAAGAAGAGCAATAAACCCTCCGGCCCCAGCGTCTCCGAGCTGATCGTGAAAGCCGTGTCCGCCTCCAAGGAGCGCAGCGGGGTGTCTCTGTCCGCCCTGAAGAAGGCTCTGTCTGCTGGAGGATACGATGTAGAGAAGAACAACAGCCGCCTGAAGCTGGCCGTCAAGGCTCTGGTCACCAAGGGCGCCCTCCTCCAGGTGAAAGGCAGCGGCGCCTCCGGGTCCTTCAAGCTGAACAAGAAGCAGGAGACGAAGGACAAAGTGGCCAAGAAGAAGCCAGCAGCTGCGGCCAAACCCAAGAAACCCGCTGCTGCCAAGAAAGCCGCCAAATCTCCGAAGAAGCCCAAGAAGGCTCCGACTGCGGCCAAGAAGAGCCCGAAAAAGGCCAAGAAGCCCGCAGCGGCCAAGAAAGCGGCCAAGAGCCCCAAGAAGCCGAAAGCCGCTCCCAAGCCCAAGAAGGTGACGAAGAGTCCGGCTAAGAAGGCGGCCAAACCCGCCAAGAGTCCGGCTAAGAACGCTGCGAAAGCCAAGAAGCCCGCGGCTAAGAAATAA